The proteins below come from a single Ruegeria sp. THAF33 genomic window:
- the gltX gene encoding glutamate--tRNA ligase → MTEQVVTRFAPSPTGFLHIGGARTALFNWLYARGRGGKFLLRIEDTDRERSTPEATAAILQGMAWLGLDHDGDVISQFEGAARHAEVAHQLLAEGKAYKCFSTQEEIAAFRDQARSEGKSTLFCSPWRDADPATHPDAPFAIRIKAPQDGVTVIHDQVQGDVSIRNDQLDDMILLRSDGTPVYMLAVVVDDHDMGVTHVIRGDDHLNNAARQMMIYEAMGWDVPVWAHIPLIHGPDGKKLSKRHGALGAQEYQAMGYPAAGMRNYLARLGWSHGDDEFFTDAQAKDWFDLDGIGKSPARFDLKKLENLCGQHIAISDDAALRQEIEAYLAVADLPPLTETQSSDLERAMYCLKDRARTFPELLEKAHFALTNRPIVPDEKAAKALATVSDGILTELTPHLQNVSWSRNELEEALNSFAESKELKFGKLAGPLRAALAGRAVTPSVFDMMLVLGREETLARLSEAAK, encoded by the coding sequence ATGACTGAACAGGTCGTCACTCGTTTTGCCCCCTCGCCCACCGGTTTCCTGCATATCGGCGGCGCGCGCACTGCTTTGTTCAATTGGCTGTATGCGCGTGGTCGGGGTGGCAAATTCCTGCTGCGGATCGAAGACACCGATCGCGAACGTTCGACACCCGAGGCGACCGCCGCGATCCTTCAGGGCATGGCCTGGCTTGGCCTTGATCACGACGGTGACGTGATAAGCCAGTTCGAAGGGGCCGCCCGTCACGCCGAGGTCGCGCATCAGTTGCTGGCCGAGGGCAAAGCCTACAAGTGTTTTTCGACCCAGGAAGAAATCGCCGCTTTCCGGGACCAGGCGCGCAGCGAAGGGAAATCAACCCTGTTCTGCAGCCCATGGCGTGACGCCGATCCTGCGACACATCCGGATGCACCTTTTGCCATACGCATCAAGGCGCCTCAGGACGGGGTGACCGTGATCCACGATCAGGTTCAGGGCGATGTGAGCATCCGCAATGACCAGTTGGACGACATGATTCTTCTGCGCTCGGACGGAACACCCGTCTACATGCTGGCAGTCGTTGTCGACGATCACGACATGGGTGTCACCCATGTCATCCGCGGCGACGATCACCTCAACAACGCCGCGCGGCAAATGATGATCTACGAAGCCATGGGCTGGGACGTTCCGGTCTGGGCGCATATCCCGCTGATTCACGGGCCGGACGGCAAGAAGCTGTCCAAGCGCCATGGTGCTCTTGGAGCGCAGGAGTATCAGGCCATGGGCTATCCCGCAGCCGGGATGCGCAATTACCTGGCCCGGCTGGGCTGGAGTCATGGCGACGATGAGTTTTTCACGGATGCGCAGGCAAAGGACTGGTTCGATCTGGACGGGATCGGCAAAAGCCCTGCACGGTTTGATCTGAAAAAGCTTGAAAACCTGTGTGGACAGCATATCGCAATCTCGGATGATGCTGCACTGCGGCAAGAGATCGAAGCATATCTGGCCGTAGCAGACCTTCCGCCCCTTACCGAAACACAATCCAGTGATCTGGAACGTGCGATGTATTGCCTCAAGGACCGGGCGCGCACCTTCCCGGAACTGCTTGAAAAGGCTCATTTTGCACTGACAAACCGCCCGATCGTTCCGGATGAAAAGGCGGCAAAGGCACTGGCAACAGTATCCGATGGTATACTGACGGAATTGACGCCGCATCTGCAAAATGTTAGCTGGTCGCGGAACGAACTGGAGGAGGCCCTGAATTCCTTTGCCGAGTCAAAGGAGCTCAAATTCGGCAAGCTGGCCGGTCCGCTGAGGGCCGCCCTGGCGGGTCGGGCCGTTACGCCTTCGGTTTTTGACATGATGCTTGTGCTGGGACGGGAAGAAACCCTGGCGCGGCTTTC